Proteins encoded within one genomic window of Streptomyces sp. NBC_01314:
- a CDS encoding arylsulfatase gives MPVNEYKQGSAFPGVIGRTTEESRPAWPEPTRAVPGSPNVLMIVLDDTGFGQFGCYGSPLQTPRLDALAAGGLLYNNMHTTALCSPSRSCIITGRNHHANGMAAITEMATGYPGYNGNIPFENGFLSEMLLQHGYNTYMLGKWHLMPSEQESPAGPYTRWPLGRGFERFYGFLGGDTNQWYPDLVYDNHQVEPPASPEQGYHLTADLADKAMLFISDAKQVSPDKPFFLNFSTGATHAPHHVPREWADRYRGQFDDGWDAYREVTFANQKRLGVVPPDAQLSRHDPDVPDWGSLTPEARRLAARMMEVYAGFLSHTDHQIGRLLDFLKDTGEFDNTLVMVVSDNGASAEGGVTGTTNEAQFFNNAPEPIEDSLKRIDDLGGPAMFNHYPWGWTWAGNTPFRRWKRETYRGGASDPFLVHWPRGITARGEVRTQYAHIVDMVPTVLDVLGIEPPDTIKGVTQSPLHGSSFAHTFDNPNAPTRHHTQYFEMLGHRAIDHNGWRAICPWPGPSFAEAQQPFGTPITSGTLAELDANSWELYHVDEDFAETRDVAGDHRDKVIEMISLWYVEAGRYGVLPIDGSVLARISVERPQLTTARTSYTFHPGTQTLPSSVAPRVLNRPHSVTAEVEIPADGAEGVLMSQGSGAGGWSLYIKDRKLTYVHNYVSRAFYTVTSPDPVPAGRHELRFEFEPTDKPDLAAGKGTPGRAQLYIDRRLVAETDLPVTTPIMFNPGGLTCGANPGQPVTADYRAPFRFTGTLHSVTVDLSGELITDADSEMRMHLARQ, from the coding sequence GCTGCTCTACAACAACATGCACACCACCGCGCTGTGTTCGCCGTCGCGTTCCTGCATCATCACCGGCCGCAATCATCACGCCAACGGCATGGCGGCGATCACCGAGATGGCCACCGGATATCCCGGCTACAACGGCAACATCCCGTTCGAGAACGGGTTCCTGTCCGAGATGCTGCTGCAGCACGGCTACAACACCTACATGCTCGGCAAATGGCACCTGATGCCCTCGGAGCAGGAGTCCCCCGCCGGCCCGTACACCCGCTGGCCGCTCGGCCGCGGCTTCGAGCGGTTCTACGGCTTCCTCGGCGGCGACACCAACCAGTGGTATCCGGACCTCGTGTACGACAACCACCAGGTCGAGCCTCCCGCCTCACCGGAACAGGGCTACCACCTCACCGCGGACCTGGCGGACAAGGCGATGCTCTTCATCTCCGACGCCAAACAGGTCAGCCCCGACAAGCCGTTCTTCCTCAACTTCTCCACCGGGGCCACGCACGCACCGCACCACGTACCGCGGGAGTGGGCTGACCGCTACCGAGGGCAGTTCGACGACGGCTGGGACGCCTACCGCGAGGTGACGTTCGCCAACCAGAAGAGACTGGGCGTCGTCCCGCCCGACGCCCAACTCTCCCGTCACGACCCCGACGTCCCGGACTGGGGCTCACTGACCCCGGAGGCCCGGCGCCTCGCCGCACGCATGATGGAGGTCTACGCGGGATTCCTGTCCCACACCGACCACCAGATCGGACGGCTGCTGGACTTCCTGAAGGACACCGGTGAGTTCGACAACACCCTGGTCATGGTCGTCTCCGACAACGGGGCCAGCGCGGAGGGCGGAGTCACCGGGACCACGAACGAGGCGCAGTTCTTCAACAACGCCCCCGAACCCATCGAGGACAGCCTCAAGAGGATCGACGACCTCGGCGGCCCTGCCATGTTCAACCACTACCCCTGGGGCTGGACCTGGGCAGGCAACACCCCGTTCCGGCGCTGGAAGCGGGAGACGTACCGCGGCGGCGCCAGCGACCCGTTCCTCGTCCACTGGCCGCGCGGCATCACGGCGCGAGGAGAGGTGCGCACCCAGTACGCACACATCGTGGACATGGTCCCCACCGTGCTCGACGTCCTCGGGATCGAGCCGCCCGACACCATCAAGGGCGTCACCCAGTCCCCGCTGCACGGCAGCAGCTTCGCCCACACCTTCGACAACCCGAACGCGCCGACGCGCCACCACACCCAGTACTTCGAGATGCTCGGGCACCGCGCCATCGACCACAACGGATGGCGCGCCATTTGCCCCTGGCCCGGTCCTTCCTTCGCCGAGGCCCAACAGCCCTTCGGCACACCCATCACCTCCGGGACGCTCGCCGAACTGGACGCCAACTCCTGGGAGCTCTACCACGTCGACGAGGACTTCGCGGAAACCCGTGACGTCGCCGGGGACCACCGCGACAAGGTCATCGAGATGATCTCCCTGTGGTACGTGGAAGCCGGCAGGTACGGCGTGCTACCCATCGACGGCAGTGTCCTCGCACGGATATCCGTGGAACGCCCGCAGCTCACCACGGCGCGGACCAGCTACACCTTCCATCCCGGCACCCAGACACTGCCCTCCTCCGTCGCCCCCCGGGTCCTCAACCGCCCGCACAGCGTCACCGCCGAAGTGGAGATCCCCGCCGACGGCGCCGAAGGCGTACTGATGAGCCAGGGTTCAGGTGCCGGCGGCTGGAGCCTGTACATCAAGGACCGCAAGCTGACGTACGTTCACAACTACGTTTCGCGGGCCTTCTACACGGTGACATCGCCCGACCCGGTGCCCGCGGGCCGCCACGAGCTGCGCTTCGAGTTCGAACCGACGGACAAGCCCGACCTCGCGGCCGGCAAGGGCACACCGGGGCGCGCCCAGCTCTACATCGACCGCCGCCTCGTGGCGGAGACCGACCTCCCGGTGACCACCCCCATCATGTTCAACCCAGGCGGTCTGACCTGCGGCGCCAACCCCGGGCAACCGGTCACAGCCGACTACCGGGCACCGTTCCGGTTCACCGGCACACTCCACAGTGTGACCGTCGACCTGTCGGGCGAACTCATCACGGATGCGGACAGCGAGATGCGGATGCACCTGGCCAGGCAGTGA
- a CDS encoding helix-turn-helix domain-containing protein, with protein sequence MDAIHDDVAEFALLLMRLKERTDRSYAALARRLDMNASTLHRYCAGEAVPMDFTKIERFGALCGASPEERVELHRRWILAAAARQRPRPSDARRAPTPHDTTSTTSTAASAASASHSGPADGSPDPTSPSDPGPGPTSPADPRPGPTSPAGRPAHAGRFRRRSVRSTALAASLAIALAGLTTSAAGPLSGGGGSSASARITPEPSASATHSGGGRQSAAGPPSDGGESSASARPTSKPSASATHSDDSSQKNPASAGTVPPSVPLTWTADSQLWQLDCAHDYVIAKSPQQVPPPPIPADAAVWAETQGAVHGQTTNLRISVQGRGSAAVVLEALHVRVAGRTTPAARPDIAYSMYEGCGAILVPRYFSVDLDANRPLARSMPGNDPDRPAPAIGFPYEVSLREPEVLMLAARTESCTCDWYLELDWSSQGRTGTVRIDDHGRPFRTTSIEGLPHYWYRNPQGWVPMTAAPDEAETGD encoded by the coding sequence ATGGATGCAATCCACGATGACGTGGCGGAGTTCGCGCTACTGCTGATGCGTCTGAAGGAGCGCACAGACCGCAGCTACGCGGCGCTGGCCCGCCGTCTGGACATGAATGCCTCCACGCTGCACCGCTACTGCGCCGGTGAGGCGGTTCCCATGGACTTCACCAAAATCGAGCGGTTCGGCGCACTCTGCGGAGCCTCCCCCGAGGAACGCGTGGAGCTGCACCGCCGGTGGATCCTGGCAGCCGCGGCACGGCAACGACCACGCCCATCCGATGCCCGGCGGGCACCGACGCCCCACGACACCACGAGCACCACGAGCACCGCGGCCTCGGCCGCATCCGCGAGCCACAGCGGCCCGGCGGACGGGTCACCCGATCCGACCTCACCGTCCGACCCGGGCCCGGGGCCGACTTCACCGGCCGACCCACGCCCGGGGCCGACCTCCCCGGCCGGCCGGCCGGCCCATGCCGGGCGGTTCCGACGACGGTCCGTCCGATCGACAGCACTGGCTGCCTCGCTCGCCATCGCGCTTGCCGGCCTCACCACATCCGCTGCCGGACCCCTCTCCGGTGGCGGTGGGTCGTCGGCCTCCGCCCGCATCACACCGGAACCCTCGGCGTCGGCCACGCACAGCGGCGGCGGCCGGCAATCCGCTGCCGGGCCCCCCTCCGATGGCGGTGAGTCGTCGGCCTCCGCCCGCCCCACATCGAAACCCTCGGCGTCGGCCACGCACAGCGACGACAGCTCGCAGAAGAACCCGGCGAGCGCCGGCACGGTCCCGCCGTCGGTCCCGCTCACCTGGACGGCCGACTCCCAGCTCTGGCAGCTCGACTGCGCCCACGACTACGTCATCGCCAAGTCACCGCAGCAGGTCCCACCACCGCCGATCCCGGCGGACGCCGCGGTGTGGGCCGAGACCCAGGGGGCGGTGCACGGGCAGACCACCAATCTGCGGATCTCGGTGCAGGGACGCGGCTCCGCCGCCGTCGTCCTGGAGGCACTGCATGTGCGCGTGGCCGGCCGCACCACCCCCGCCGCCCGCCCGGACATCGCCTACTCCATGTATGAAGGCTGCGGCGCCATCCTCGTCCCCCGCTACTTCTCCGTGGACCTCGACGCGAACCGACCCCTGGCCCGTTCGATGCCCGGCAACGACCCGGACAGACCGGCCCCCGCGATCGGCTTCCCCTACGAGGTGTCCCTGCGGGAGCCGGAGGTCCTGATGCTCGCAGCGCGCACCGAGTCCTGCACCTGCGACTGGTACCTCGAGCTCGACTGGTCCTCACAGGGTCGAACAGGCACGGTACGCATCGACGACCACGGCCGCCCGTTCCGGACCACCAGCATCGAGGGACTACCGCACTACTGGTACCGCAACCCCCAGGGCTGGGTCCCCATGACCGCCGCCCCCGACGAGGCGGAAACCGGCGACTGA
- a CDS encoding DUF4232 domain-containing protein has translation MKPLATHRVAVAAGLALALGCGLSAQASATGPRTVSGKAQDAMTHRSVVSGAKATIAACSQKVLGVSATKEPADSKDARHLLLTVKNTGGKKCNLYRYPLVRLGNGKNTARVIKKSDPHPGVPVTLAPGKKAYAALLVNGPMDEYKAKSITLSLQSRKPGGSASKPINVPMPVKTLYANDFQRVTYWTTAPGYALDFIMSK, from the coding sequence ATGAAGCCTCTTGCGACCCACCGTGTGGCCGTGGCCGCGGGTCTCGCCCTGGCTCTCGGGTGTGGCCTGTCGGCACAGGCCTCCGCCACCGGGCCCCGGACGGTCAGCGGGAAGGCCCAAGACGCGATGACGCACCGCTCGGTCGTCAGTGGCGCCAAGGCCACCATCGCCGCCTGCTCCCAGAAGGTCCTCGGGGTGTCCGCCACGAAGGAGCCCGCGGACAGCAAGGACGCCAGGCACCTCCTCCTCACCGTCAAGAACACCGGCGGCAAGAAGTGCAACCTCTACCGCTACCCCCTCGTGCGGCTCGGCAACGGTAAGAACACGGCCCGCGTGATCAAGAAGAGCGACCCGCACCCGGGGGTGCCCGTCACCCTCGCCCCGGGGAAGAAGGCGTATGCCGCTCTGCTCGTCAACGGCCCCATGGACGAGTACAAGGCGAAGAGCATCACCCTCAGCCTCCAGAGCCGTAAGCCCGGTGGCAGCGCGAGCAAGCCGATCAATGTCCCCATGCCCGTCAAGACGTTGTACGCCAACGACTTTCAGCGTGTCACCTACTGGACGACCGCTCCCGGTTACGCCCTGGACTTCATCATGTCGAAGTGA
- a CDS encoding response regulator — MCAHILVAEDDPLQAELIRRLLLQEGHTPVVVADGRAAIDEARSRRPDLVVLDLMLPVVDGLGVCRVLRRDGDIPVLMLTARSAEDDILLGLELGADDYMTKPYSPRELLARIRTVLRRTLRPADDSPVLRAGGITVDPARHEVTRDGVPVPCTPGEFAILHAMAAEPERVFSRRQLLQHTRGLDRASTERAIDVHIMNLRKKIETDPRRPVRLLTVFGVGYKLTGQPS, encoded by the coding sequence GTGTGCGCACATATTCTGGTCGCGGAAGACGACCCCCTGCAGGCCGAACTCATACGACGGCTGCTGCTTCAGGAGGGCCACACCCCCGTGGTGGTCGCCGACGGACGGGCCGCGATCGACGAGGCCAGGAGCCGCAGACCCGATCTGGTCGTCCTGGACCTGATGCTGCCCGTCGTCGACGGTCTCGGCGTGTGCCGGGTGCTGCGGCGGGACGGGGACATACCCGTCCTCATGCTCACCGCGCGCTCCGCCGAGGACGACATCCTGCTCGGCCTGGAGCTCGGCGCGGACGACTACATGACCAAGCCGTACAGCCCACGGGAACTGCTCGCGCGTATCCGCACCGTGCTGCGCCGCACCCTCCGCCCCGCCGACGACTCCCCCGTGCTGCGCGCAGGCGGCATCACCGTCGACCCCGCACGGCACGAGGTCACCCGCGACGGCGTCCCCGTCCCGTGCACCCCCGGCGAGTTCGCCATCCTCCACGCGATGGCCGCGGAACCCGAACGGGTCTTCTCGCGCCGTCAACTGTTGCAGCACACCCGGGGACTCGACCGTGCCTCCACCGAGCGCGCCATCGACGTACACATCATGAACCTGCGCAAGAAGATCGAGACCGACCCGCGCAGACCCGTCCGGCTGCTGACCGTCTTCGGCGTCGGCTACAAGCTCACCGGGCAGCCCTCGTGA
- a CDS encoding sensor histidine kinase: MTPGPRIPWRKSLLVRLLLTSVAIAVVSVGATAWLAVQTTTRAIQEEHGQVLSDDSDILRQLSGFAATHADWDGVRASVRDLSLTMGRRIALTTEAGRTIADSAAPGTALPARASATVDPLNTDTSTEPGAQLAGIDPRAVGPYLLPAAERGRVRALAEKRLACVRAHLGDGRVRELPSGRAMVIADGGEASVPRQCAVGALNTPTPTEQKALDELIALAAPCLGPDGGKVQAASPPVGIGVEVTPGFTAAAQDPGRLLGGSRRTQDCVEDARRTQLHSYVAPRARLYLGALGQQPVGFDLSPANKAKIVGVAGLVLVVTVAMTTVVAVRLVRPLRALTAAAQQPPQQHTRVAVTTKDETGYLAAAFNDLTARRQQLETQRKAMVSDIAHELRTPLTNIRGWLEATRDGLVEPDPDLIASLHDEALLLQHIIDDLQDLAAADAGALTLHREPVRADDLVAQTVSAHRTRAESSDIRLCTHTDPDLVLDADPVRMRQVLGNLTSNALRHTPAGGTVTLTARQAGDLAVLTVEDTGSGIAADDLPHVFERFWRAEKSRSRRTGGSGLGLSIVRQFVEAHEGTVTVSSEPGKGCVFTIRLHRAQHPDRRTP; encoded by the coding sequence GTGACGCCCGGCCCCCGCATTCCCTGGCGCAAGAGCCTGCTGGTGCGGCTGCTTCTCACGTCCGTCGCCATCGCCGTGGTCTCCGTGGGTGCCACCGCCTGGCTGGCCGTGCAGACCACCACGCGGGCCATCCAGGAAGAGCACGGTCAGGTGCTCTCCGACGACAGCGACATCCTGCGGCAGCTCAGCGGCTTCGCCGCGACCCATGCCGACTGGGACGGCGTGCGGGCGTCGGTGCGCGATCTCTCCCTCACCATGGGACGGCGCATCGCCCTGACGACAGAAGCCGGGCGCACCATCGCCGACTCCGCCGCCCCCGGCACCGCTCTGCCCGCCCGCGCCTCGGCCACCGTCGACCCGCTGAACACCGACACCTCCACCGAACCGGGGGCCCAGCTCGCCGGGATCGACCCGCGGGCGGTGGGGCCGTATCTGCTCCCGGCGGCAGAACGGGGACGGGTGAGGGCGCTCGCCGAGAAGCGCCTGGCGTGCGTGCGTGCGCACCTGGGTGACGGCCGTGTTCGGGAGCTTCCCAGCGGCCGCGCCATGGTCATCGCCGACGGCGGAGAGGCATCCGTGCCCCGGCAGTGCGCGGTCGGAGCGCTCAACACCCCCACCCCCACCGAACAGAAGGCACTGGACGAACTCATTGCTCTGGCCGCTCCGTGCCTCGGCCCCGACGGTGGGAAGGTGCAGGCGGCCAGCCCCCCGGTCGGCATCGGAGTCGAGGTCACACCCGGCTTCACCGCCGCGGCCCAGGACCCCGGCCGCCTGCTCGGTGGCAGTCGGCGGACACAGGACTGTGTCGAGGACGCGCGCCGCACCCAGCTCCACTCGTACGTCGCCCCCAGAGCGCGGCTCTATCTGGGCGCCCTCGGCCAACAGCCCGTGGGCTTCGACCTCTCCCCCGCCAACAAGGCCAAGATCGTCGGCGTCGCGGGGCTGGTCCTCGTGGTCACCGTCGCCATGACCACCGTGGTCGCCGTCCGCCTCGTCCGTCCCCTGCGAGCCCTGACGGCAGCGGCCCAGCAGCCACCGCAGCAGCACACACGCGTCGCGGTCACCACCAAGGACGAGACCGGCTATCTGGCCGCCGCCTTCAACGACCTCACCGCACGCCGCCAACAGCTGGAGACACAACGCAAGGCCATGGTCAGCGACATCGCCCACGAGTTGCGGACCCCGCTGACCAATATCCGCGGCTGGCTGGAGGCCACCCGCGACGGGCTGGTCGAGCCGGACCCGGATCTCATCGCCTCCCTGCACGACGAGGCACTCCTCCTGCAGCACATCATCGACGATCTGCAGGACCTCGCCGCCGCCGACGCCGGCGCCCTGACACTCCACCGTGAACCCGTACGCGCGGACGACCTCGTCGCCCAGACGGTGTCGGCCCATCGCACCCGGGCGGAGTCCTCGGACATCCGCCTGTGCACCCACACCGACCCCGACCTCGTCCTGGACGCCGACCCGGTGCGGATGCGGCAGGTGCTGGGCAACCTGACCTCCAACGCACTCCGGCACACCCCGGCGGGCGGCACTGTCACACTCACCGCCCGTCAGGCCGGCGACCTGGCCGTCCTCACCGTCGAGGACACGGGCAGCGGCATCGCCGCCGATGACCTCCCCCACGTTTTCGAGCGCTTCTGGCGGGCCGAGAAGTCCCGTAGCCGACGCACCGGCGGCAGTGGCCTGGGCCTGTCCATCGTCCGCCAGTTCGTCGAGGCACACGAGGGAACCGTCACCGTCAGCAGTGAGCCCGGCAAGGGTTGCGTGTTCACCATCAGGCTCCACCGGGCCCAACACCCGGACCGACGAACCCCATGA
- a CDS encoding serine/threonine-protein kinase, producing the protein MNTWAVPGYTESTELGSGASGRVVLAVHQETGVPVAMKYLSESLRTRPGFVRDFRAEARLLGGLESPYVAGLYEYVESPDGAAIVMELVDGVSLRALLNSRGPLDPEAALVLLKGSLLGLADAHRIGVVHRDYKPANVLVMPDGASKLVDFGIAADVGTSAGAAGTPSYMAPEQWTGAPASPAADVYAATATFFECLTGHKPYPGDNLAALALQHADAPVPAEEVPEAVRDLVRRGLAKDPRERPTHAEAFVTDLETAAGAAYGPDWEERGRGRLAALVALLPLLLPSARSTPRTTTDTARTVLSQEPGHGWARSWRPGRPGMLTSGAAVLLGVILTYGIQHVPGAAPQQAAQALATTSAQPGVESGGPTAPTATTDSSPTPSPSPTSSASSSPSASDPGATDTGEPSAPPTTAPAPETTTPGGATPEATPTTTSPSPPTAPAVKDVTVSGFRQTGPTTATTTIDITTDGTGPLSLTVSWFTGDTGGQLGTADGAAQTFERGGATQYTLTVDHTFQNNGCYWAVRATTTPSSADGGASQQLLTRGCDIR; encoded by the coding sequence ATGAACACATGGGCGGTGCCCGGATACACCGAGTCCACGGAGCTTGGATCAGGGGCGAGTGGGCGGGTCGTCCTCGCCGTGCACCAGGAGACCGGCGTCCCGGTCGCGATGAAGTACCTCAGCGAGTCACTCCGTACCCGGCCCGGCTTCGTACGCGACTTCAGGGCGGAGGCGCGCCTGCTGGGCGGCCTGGAGAGCCCGTACGTCGCCGGTCTCTACGAGTACGTCGAGAGTCCGGACGGCGCCGCCATCGTGATGGAGCTGGTGGACGGTGTCTCGTTGCGGGCCCTGCTGAACAGTCGGGGCCCGCTCGATCCCGAGGCCGCTCTCGTGCTTCTGAAGGGCTCGTTGCTCGGTCTGGCCGACGCGCACCGGATCGGCGTCGTCCACCGCGACTACAAGCCGGCGAACGTCCTCGTCATGCCGGACGGAGCGTCCAAGCTCGTCGACTTCGGGATCGCGGCGGACGTCGGCACCAGCGCCGGAGCGGCGGGAACCCCCTCCTACATGGCCCCGGAGCAGTGGACCGGCGCGCCCGCCTCCCCCGCCGCCGACGTGTACGCGGCGACGGCCACCTTCTTCGAGTGCCTCACGGGCCACAAGCCGTACCCGGGCGACAATCTCGCCGCACTCGCGCTGCAGCACGCCGACGCGCCCGTCCCCGCCGAGGAGGTCCCCGAGGCGGTGCGGGACCTGGTGCGGCGCGGGCTGGCCAAGGACCCGCGGGAACGGCCCACGCACGCCGAGGCGTTCGTCACGGACCTGGAGACGGCCGCCGGCGCCGCCTACGGGCCCGACTGGGAGGAACGCGGCCGCGGCCGGCTCGCCGCGCTGGTGGCCCTGCTGCCGCTGCTGCTGCCTTCGGCCCGCAGCACCCCACGGACCACCACGGACACCGCACGCACGGTACTGAGCCAGGAGCCGGGCCACGGCTGGGCGCGGTCGTGGCGGCCCGGTCGGCCGGGGATGCTCACGTCCGGTGCGGCCGTGCTGCTGGGCGTGATCCTGACCTACGGCATCCAGCACGTACCCGGGGCGGCTCCGCAGCAGGCGGCGCAGGCCCTGGCCACCACCAGTGCGCAGCCCGGTGTGGAGTCGGGAGGGCCCACCGCTCCGACGGCGACCACCGACTCGTCCCCGACGCCCTCGCCGTCCCCGACATCCTCCGCGTCGTCCAGCCCGTCGGCGTCGGACCCGGGGGCCACCGACACCGGCGAGCCCTCGGCACCGCCCACCACGGCTCCGGCCCCGGAGACGACGACGCCCGGCGGGGCGACCCCCGAAGCGACCCCTACGACGACTTCCCCCAGCCCGCCGACCGCCCCCGCCGTCAAGGACGTCACGGTGTCGGGCTTCCGGCAGACGGGTCCGACGACCGCCACGACGACGATCGACATCACCACGGACGGCACCGGCCCGCTCTCCCTCACCGTCTCGTGGTTCACGGGCGACACCGGCGGACAGCTCGGCACCGCGGACGGAGCGGCCCAGACGTTCGAGCGCGGCGGCGCCACCCAGTACACGCTCACTGTCGACCACACCTTCCAGAACAACGGCTGCTACTGGGCGGTGCGCGCCACGACGACTCCGTCCTCCGCCGACGGCGGCGCCTCGCAGCAACTTCTGACCAGGGGGTGCGACATCAGATGA
- a CDS encoding DUF2945 domain-containing protein yields MSGKPQPRKGDRVSWKSHGIETTGKVEKKITERTEAAGRTVEASAQDPQYQVRSEKSGRSAVHKPQALRGRKTS; encoded by the coding sequence GTGTCCGGGAAGCCGCAGCCGCGCAAGGGTGACCGGGTGTCGTGGAAGAGTCACGGGATCGAAACCACGGGCAAGGTCGAGAAGAAGATCACCGAGAGGACCGAGGCGGCCGGTCGTACCGTCGAGGCCTCTGCCCAGGACCCGCAGTACCAGGTCCGCAGCGAGAAGTCCGGGCGCAGTGCCGTGCACAAGCCGCAGGCGCTTCGCGGCAGGAAGACTTCCTAG
- a CDS encoding MSMEG_6728 family protein, with protein MQTFLPYPDFRASAQVLDRRRLGKQRVEALQVLRGLIVPGYGWRRHPAVRMWAGYEEALVRYGLEVCGVWCEQGHQDSCAATLVTDYEAFRPASPTRDQPRLAAAGELPPWLGDDAFHLSHRSALIRKDPATYAPSFPGVPDDLPYVWPTSDRERVSP; from the coding sequence ATGCAGACCTTCTTGCCCTATCCCGATTTCAGGGCCTCGGCGCAGGTCCTGGACCGGCGTCGGCTCGGTAAGCAGCGGGTCGAGGCGTTGCAGGTCCTTCGCGGCCTCATCGTGCCGGGCTACGGGTGGCGCCGGCACCCGGCCGTGCGTATGTGGGCGGGATACGAGGAGGCGCTGGTCCGGTACGGCCTGGAGGTCTGCGGGGTCTGGTGCGAGCAGGGCCATCAGGACAGCTGCGCGGCCACACTGGTCACCGATTACGAGGCGTTCCGGCCCGCCTCGCCGACACGGGACCAGCCGCGACTGGCCGCCGCCGGGGAGCTGCCCCCTTGGCTCGGCGACGACGCCTTTCACCTCAGCCACCGGTCCGCGCTGATACGCAAGGACCCGGCCACCTACGCCCCGTCCTTCCCCGGTGTGCCGGACGATCTGCCGTACGTCTGGCCGACGTCCGACCGGGAACGCGTCTCACCCTGA
- a CDS encoding DUF4287 domain-containing protein, giving the protein MTAPVKGPASYFPAIEKKYGRPVAEWKDLIRASPLTKHRELVSWLKTEHGLGHGHANALVAHTLAEQNGK; this is encoded by the coding sequence ATGACCGCACCTGTGAAGGGCCCCGCGAGTTACTTCCCCGCGATCGAGAAGAAGTACGGCCGTCCGGTAGCGGAGTGGAAGGACCTGATCCGGGCCTCGCCCCTCACCAAGCACAGGGAACTCGTCTCCTGGCTCAAGACCGAACACGGCCTCGGTCACGGCCACGCCAACGCGCTCGTGGCGCACACACTCGCCGAACAGAACGGCAAGTAG
- the chvE gene encoding multiple monosaccharide ABC transporter substrate-binding protein, with protein MPNRRAALAALAGAVSLALTVSACGGQTSQSTSERGTIGIAMPTRASERWLTDGKSVVEDLQSKGYKTELLYGEDNPKTQASQIEKLVKQGVDALIVAAIDNKSLNGALEQAAAEDIPVISYDRLILGTKNVDYYVSFDNEQVGRLQARHIIEKLGLEDGKGPFNIELFAGSPDDNNTKFFFDGAMHLLQPYLDNKQLVVPSGQTAMDEITTLRWDGPTAQKRMTEVLGKSYGSKQVDAVLSPYDGISIGVLTALKAAGYGTASKPLPVITGQDAELASVKSIIAGEQSQTVFKDLRQLAEVAANMADDILNGETPQLNNRRAYKNGVKAVPAYLLQPISVDKSNYEYVLAASDRYTDAELK; from the coding sequence ATGCCCAACCGCAGAGCCGCCCTTGCCGCCCTAGCCGGAGCGGTCTCCCTCGCCCTCACCGTGTCCGCCTGCGGCGGCCAGACCAGCCAGAGCACCTCCGAGCGCGGCACCATCGGCATCGCCATGCCGACCCGGGCCTCCGAGCGCTGGCTCACCGACGGCAAGAGCGTCGTCGAGGACCTGCAGAGCAAGGGGTACAAGACCGAGCTGCTCTACGGCGAGGACAACCCGAAGACCCAGGCCTCGCAGATCGAGAAACTGGTCAAGCAGGGCGTGGACGCGCTGATCGTCGCGGCCATCGACAACAAGTCGCTGAACGGCGCGCTCGAACAGGCCGCCGCCGAGGACATTCCCGTGATCTCCTACGACCGCCTCATCCTCGGCACCAAGAACGTCGACTACTACGTCTCCTTCGACAACGAGCAGGTCGGCCGGCTCCAGGCCCGCCACATCATCGAGAAGCTCGGCCTGGAGGACGGCAAGGGCCCGTTCAACATAGAACTGTTCGCCGGCTCTCCCGACGACAACAACACCAAGTTCTTCTTCGACGGCGCGATGCACCTGCTGCAGCCGTATCTGGACAACAAGCAGTTGGTCGTCCCGTCCGGCCAGACCGCGATGGACGAGATCACCACCCTGCGCTGGGACGGGCCCACCGCGCAGAAGCGCATGACCGAGGTCCTCGGAAAGTCGTACGGGAGCAAGCAGGTCGACGCGGTCCTGTCGCCGTACGACGGCATCTCCATCGGCGTCCTGACCGCGCTGAAGGCGGCCGGCTACGGCACCGCGAGCAAGCCCCTCCCGGTCATCACCGGCCAGGACGCCGAACTGGCCTCGGTGAAGTCGATCATCGCGGGTGAGCAGTCGCAGACCGTCTTCAAGGACCTCCGCCAACTCGCCGAGGTCGCCGCGAACATGGCCGACGACATCCTCAACGGCGAGACGCCGCAGCTGAACAACAGGCGGGCGTACAAGAACGGCGTCAAGGCCGTACCCGCCTACCTGCTGCAGCCGATCAGCGTCGACAAGAGCAACTACGAGTACGTCCTGGCCGCGAGCGACCGCTACACCGACGCCGAGCTCAAGTAA